The Gemmata palustris genome includes a region encoding these proteins:
- a CDS encoding MutS-related protein — MSDAPLSQSSPASVYTERLAARRATVTALAARLDALSTARLGAFLVVLVVAGLTLGADLFSPWLTLLPALVFVYFVATFEATRRRKAWAERATRFYAGGLDRLAGKPSGVGQGERFASDAHPYAADLDLFGPGSVFERVTACRTRAGEDTLAAWLLAPAAPAEVKARQEAVADLTTKLDLREAIAVAGAEAPAADYHALAEWGTVPIESPPAWKRWAVELLGWANVLAWAGWFFVGTSALPVLVFGLPSLALALPLVSWARRVLAPLDRATENLSLFEAVLGRLERETFNAARLKELQNAMRAGGYLPSEQIRQLRLLLDGYNARRNAFFIPVAVLRVWNVRFAFKLEAWRARSGPAIAQWLRAVGEAEALSSLAGYAYENPTDIYPTVETGPVRLTATGVGHPLIPAEKCIRNDVTLGGESGPRVLIVSGSNMSGKSTMLRAVGVNAALALAGGVVRATSFALTPLALGATMRVQDSLQEGKSRFFAEVTKVRLLLDIATRESGLPLLFLLDELFAGTNSADRVAGAEGVTRALLDAGAIGFVTTHDLSLTAVTDTIPGAVNVHFSDGFGGGELQFDYTMRPGVVPHGNGLALMRAVGLKV; from the coding sequence ATGAGTGACGCTCCACTGTCACAGTCTTCACCCGCTTCCGTTTACACCGAGCGATTGGCCGCGCGCCGCGCGACCGTGACCGCACTCGCGGCCCGGCTCGACGCGCTCAGCACCGCGCGCCTCGGGGCGTTCCTGGTGGTACTCGTGGTCGCGGGGCTGACCCTCGGCGCGGACCTCTTTTCGCCGTGGCTTACGCTGCTCCCGGCGCTCGTGTTCGTGTACTTCGTGGCGACGTTCGAGGCGACGCGCCGGCGCAAAGCGTGGGCCGAGCGCGCGACGCGGTTCTACGCGGGCGGGCTCGATCGACTGGCCGGTAAGCCCAGCGGGGTGGGTCAAGGCGAGCGCTTCGCTAGCGACGCGCACCCCTACGCCGCGGACCTCGACCTCTTTGGTCCCGGATCGGTATTCGAGCGCGTGACCGCCTGCCGCACGCGGGCCGGTGAAGACACCCTCGCGGCATGGTTACTCGCACCGGCTGCCCCGGCAGAAGTCAAAGCGCGCCAGGAAGCCGTTGCCGATTTGACTACGAAGCTCGATTTGCGCGAAGCTATTGCGGTTGCCGGCGCGGAAGCCCCTGCAGCCGATTACCACGCCCTAGCGGAATGGGGAACGGTCCCGATCGAATCCCCGCCCGCGTGGAAGCGGTGGGCGGTGGAACTCCTCGGCTGGGCGAACGTGCTCGCGTGGGCCGGGTGGTTCTTCGTCGGTACGTCCGCCCTGCCGGTGCTCGTGTTCGGGTTACCGTCACTCGCACTGGCGCTTCCGCTCGTGTCGTGGGCACGGCGCGTACTCGCGCCGCTCGATCGCGCGACCGAGAACCTTTCCCTGTTTGAAGCCGTTCTCGGCCGATTAGAGCGCGAAACCTTCAACGCGGCGCGACTCAAAGAACTTCAAAACGCGATGCGCGCGGGCGGGTACCTGCCTTCGGAACAAATTCGGCAACTCCGATTACTCCTCGACGGCTACAACGCCCGGCGGAACGCCTTCTTTATTCCGGTCGCGGTTCTGCGCGTGTGGAACGTGCGGTTCGCGTTCAAGCTCGAAGCGTGGCGGGCGCGGTCCGGCCCTGCAATCGCGCAGTGGTTGCGCGCGGTCGGCGAAGCGGAAGCGCTCTCATCGCTCGCGGGCTACGCCTACGAGAACCCCACCGACATTTACCCGACGGTCGAAACCGGCCCGGTGCGACTCACGGCAACCGGGGTGGGTCACCCGCTGATTCCCGCCGAGAAGTGCATTCGGAACGATGTCACCCTCGGCGGCGAATCGGGACCGCGCGTCCTGATCGTGAGCGGGTCGAATATGTCGGGTAAGAGCACGATGTTACGCGCGGTCGGCGTGAACGCAGCACTGGCCCTTGCAGGCGGAGTGGTACGTGCAACCAGCTTCGCGCTGACGCCGCTCGCTCTCGGGGCGACGATGCGAGTGCAGGACTCGCTCCAAGAGGGCAAATCGCGCTTCTTCGCGGAAGTCACGAAGGTGCGGCTCTTGCTCGACATTGCGACCCGCGAGAGCGGTTTACCGCTCCTCTTCTTGCTCGATGAGCTTTTCGCGGGTACTAACTCGGCGGACCGCGTTGCGGGCGCAGAAGGCGTAACGCGAGCGCTCCTGGACGCCGGCGCGATCGGCTTCGTGACAACGCACGACCTGAGTCTAACCGCAGTGACCGACACGATTCCCGGCGCTGTGAACGTCCACTTCTCCGACGGCTTCGGGGGCGGCGAGTTGCAGTTCGACTACACGATGCGTCCCGGCGTCGTGCCACACGGCAACGGCCTCGCCCTCATGCGCGCGGTCGGGCTGAAGGTGTAG
- a CDS encoding MerR family transcriptional regulator: MPEQRWKIGELATRTGLTVRALHHYDAIGLLCPSDRSGSAHGSGHRRYTAADVTKLHQIMCLKQLGFSLEQIKEYMTRADYDPREVVRLHLAKVREQAAELAQLGDRLQGLSETLDAASDVPAETFLQTIEVMTMIEKYYTPEQLKQLEDRRNTGGPEMEETIQKGPQMWADLHADVKAAMDTGVDPADPKARALAERWLALVMGFTGGDPGIFNSLKKMYENEDNVRGMDVKAMRPLNEYLEKARIAAGIKHPGQ; this comes from the coding sequence ATGCCGGAACAACGGTGGAAGATCGGCGAACTGGCCACGCGCACGGGATTGACGGTGCGCGCGCTGCACCACTACGACGCCATCGGGCTGCTGTGCCCGTCGGACCGCAGCGGGTCGGCGCACGGTTCCGGGCACCGGCGGTACACCGCCGCGGACGTGACCAAGTTGCACCAGATCATGTGCCTGAAGCAACTCGGTTTCAGCCTGGAGCAGATCAAAGAGTACATGACGCGGGCCGACTACGACCCGCGCGAAGTGGTCCGGCTCCACCTCGCGAAAGTGCGCGAGCAGGCCGCGGAACTGGCCCAATTGGGCGATCGACTCCAGGGGCTTTCCGAAACACTCGACGCGGCGAGCGACGTGCCCGCCGAGACGTTTCTCCAAACGATTGAGGTGATGACCATGATCGAGAAGTATTACACCCCCGAGCAACTGAAACAGCTCGAAGACCGGCGCAACACCGGCGGACCCGAGATGGAAGAGACCATCCAAAAGGGCCCGCAAATGTGGGCGGATCTACACGCCGACGTGAAGGCCGCGATGGACACGGGCGTCGATCCGGCTGATCCGAAGGCGCGGGCACTCGCGGAGCGGTGGCTCGCGCTGGTGATGGGGTTTACCGGCGGCGACCCCGGCATCTTCAATTCTCTGAAGAAGATGTACGAGAACGAGGACAACGTGCGCGGCATGGACGTGAAGGCCATGCGCCCGCTGAACGAGTACCTCGAGAAAGCGCGTATCGCCGCCGGGATCAAGCACCCGGGACAATAA